The proteins below come from a single Zea mays cultivar B73 chromosome 8, Zm-B73-REFERENCE-NAM-5.0, whole genome shotgun sequence genomic window:
- the LOC100273673 gene encoding uncharacterized protein LOC100273673, whose product MPPSPSSAAGSASPSGSASASASDPTPSWWESVSQARSRILALSSILPAPASHDVAALADADRPARALLRSPAAYAALSDALRAGGGADDPACHWLYDTLLSADPDLRLAALAFLPLLAALYLRHLPPELRSSLSGFEAVLLAVYSSEAKNRQGKPVLVQMPDLSVPSLYHTPAMASSLSSKSPRWSQPPQSPPIPPPQATPVVGVLSPPLEPQAAVKSTKRAGIIGIAFEAYYSKIWQMLAASKVDACNAAAAWAGQYCKCRFELDEKELEEEEADSLGSVSPVSSEAENGKELVDELARLRINGDNNCSEEDMEARVPLPWDLLQPVMRVLGHCLLAPLNLAEVHDAAAEAVRVVYARACHDLVPQAILAARSLIELDKSTRKVAKAAAVVASGQIVTVGTAGSNTSSSRPSSKPNTPSKQRKPDTLLMSK is encoded by the coding sequence atGCCTCCCTCCCCATCCTCCGCCGCGGGCTCCGCCTCGCCGTCCGGCTCCGCGTCCGCCTCGGCCTCCGACCCAACcccgtcctggtgggagtccgtgTCGCAGGCGCGCTCCCGCATCCTGGCGCTCTCCTCCATCCTGCCGGCCCCGGCCTCCCACGACGTCGCGGCGCTGGCCGACGCCGACCGACCGGCGCGCGCGCTCCTCCGCTCGCCCGCTGCCTACGCGGCGCTCTCTGACGCACTGCGGGCGGGTGGCGGCGCCGATGACCCCGCCTGCCACTGGCTCTACGACACGCTCCTCTCCGCCGAccccgacctccgcctcgccgcgCTCGCGTTCCTGCCCCTGCTGGCGGCGCTCTACCTCCGCCACCTCCCGCCCGAGCTCCGCTCCTCGCTTTCGGGCTTCGAGGCCGTCCTCCTCGCCGTCTACTCCTCCGAAGCCAAGAATCGTCAGGGGAAGCCGGTCCTCGTCCAGATGCCCGACCTCTCTGTCCCATCCCTGTACCACACGCCAGCGATGGCGTCCAGCCTCAGCTCCAAGTCCCCTCGGTGGTCGCAGCCCCCGCAGTCCCCGCCAATCCCCCCTCCGCAGGCGACTCCCGTGGTGGGGGTTCTCTCGCCGCCGCTGGAGCCACAGGCCGCGGTGAAATCAACGAAGCGCGCGGGAATCATTGGGATCGCATTTGAGGCCTACTATTCTAAGATTTGGCAGATGCTTGCTGCGTCGAAGGTGGATGCCTGCAATGCTGCTGCTGCGTGGGCGGGGCAGTACTGCAAATGCCGTTTTGAGCTGGATGAGAAGGAACTGGAAGAAGAGGAAGCTGACTCTTTGGGGTCTGTCTCGCCAGTGTCCTCGGAGGCTGAGAATGGGAAGGAGCTGGTGGACGAATTGGCCAGGCTGCGTATCAATGGAGACAACAATTGCAGCGAGGAGGACATGGAGGCAAGGGTGCCACTTCCCTGGGACCTGCTCCAGCCAGTGATGAGGGTTCTTGGCCACTGCTTGCTTGCACCGCTGAACCTGGCCGAGGTGCATGATGCTGCAGCAGAAGCAGTGAGGGTTGTTTATGCTCGTGCGTGCCACGACCTTGTGCCACAGGCAATCTTAGCAGCCCGAAGCTTGATCGAGCTTGACAAGAGTACACGAAAGGTTGCAAAGGCAGCGGCAGTGGTGGCTTCTGGGCAAATTGTCACAGTTGGCACTGCTGGAAGCAACACATCAAGCTCTAGGCCAAGTTCGAAGCCAAACACACCAAGCAAACAGCGGAAGCCTGATACACTACTCATGTCCAAATGA